In one Cloacibacillus porcorum genomic region, the following are encoded:
- a CDS encoding GntR family transcriptional regulator: MVKPKTLTEAAYEDIKQWILEGEITPGSKISLEDTASRLEVSMTPIREALTKLQQEGLVEYIPRAGWRASKLSKKTYFKYRELQLLLELTLTELAFPYVTDEAIKSMEEANERLRYFLETLPKKELPRALLKENDTIHMTLFSCYGNEVMTNMLQNVWDSMSYYRMVMFSTYYYREIGYKDHEQIIKALKKKDAQAVRYAMEHHLSEGPICLEENFDEEL; encoded by the coding sequence ATGGTAAAACCTAAGACTTTGACGGAGGCTGCTTATGAGGATATAAAGCAGTGGATACTTGAGGGAGAGATAACCCCCGGCAGCAAGATAAGTCTTGAGGATACGGCGTCACGTTTAGAGGTAAGCATGACTCCAATTCGGGAGGCTCTTACGAAGCTTCAGCAGGAGGGACTTGTGGAATATATTCCGCGCGCCGGTTGGAGGGCGTCAAAACTCTCAAAGAAAACCTACTTCAAATATAGGGAATTACAGCTTCTTTTGGAGCTGACGCTCACAGAGCTGGCCTTTCCATATGTTACGGACGAGGCGATAAAGTCTATGGAAGAGGCAAACGAGAGGCTTCGCTATTTCCTTGAGACCCTCCCGAAGAAGGAGCTCCCGCGGGCTCTCCTTAAAGAAAACGATACAATTCATATGACCCTCTTTTCCTGTTACGGCAACGAGGTAATGACAAATATGCTCCAGAATGTGTGGGACTCGATGAGTTATTACCGAATGGTCATGTTCAGCACCTACTATTATCGTGAGATTGGCTATAAAGATCACGAACAGATAATCAAAGCGCTTAAGAAAAAAGATGCTCAGGCGGTCAGATACGCGATGGAGCACCATCTCTCAGAGGGGCCGATATGTCTTGAAGAAAATTTTGACGAAGAACTATAG
- a CDS encoding metal-dependent hydrolase family protein has product MESLVIRKAMVFDGGRALAGLYDILIEKSVIKSITPYDPDTKFAGIESIDADGKTAIPGLMDLHVHLTWNGGADPAEDIRRENAEEHLLTTVGSALKYLAAGITSVRDLGSPGDAAIFVDRAIKAGKFQGPRIFASGQSIIMTGGHDPFHGIMADGPWEVLRAVRRQVALGAPMIKISATGGVYGRTEGEGVDDVELRQEEVDMIVDEAHRRNVKVTAHAIGEAGIRGCLKAGIDCIEHGHCITEDMAAEMREKGTALVPTFYIYQHLSSSAEVPEYARKKAADIIARHRNALKWCHEAGVLIGAGSDAGSPYSPHPSLMEELYALEEGGLSKEEVLTAATGNAARIIGVSERLGFIKEGYLADIVIVNGDPLESLSALERPAHVIKDGEVIF; this is encoded by the coding sequence ATGGAGTCTCTGGTAATCAGAAAGGCGATGGTTTTCGACGGCGGAAGAGCGCTTGCGGGCCTCTACGATATCCTGATCGAAAAATCGGTCATTAAATCGATAACGCCATATGACCCCGATACAAAATTTGCGGGAATAGAGAGTATTGACGCGGATGGAAAGACAGCCATTCCCGGGCTGATGGATCTGCATGTGCATCTGACTTGGAACGGCGGCGCGGACCCCGCGGAGGATATTCGCCGTGAAAACGCGGAGGAGCACCTTCTCACAACTGTTGGCAGCGCATTAAAATACCTCGCGGCGGGGATCACCTCCGTAAGAGATCTTGGATCGCCGGGGGATGCCGCGATTTTCGTCGATCGGGCCATAAAGGCTGGCAAGTTCCAGGGGCCGAGAATCTTTGCGAGCGGTCAGTCTATCATTATGACCGGCGGACACGACCCTTTTCACGGGATTATGGCCGACGGTCCCTGGGAGGTGCTGAGGGCCGTAAGAAGACAGGTGGCGCTGGGAGCCCCCATGATAAAGATATCCGCGACTGGCGGCGTCTATGGCCGCACAGAGGGAGAGGGGGTCGACGATGTCGAACTGCGTCAGGAAGAGGTCGATATGATCGTGGACGAGGCCCACCGCCGGAATGTGAAGGTCACGGCGCACGCGATCGGCGAAGCCGGCATCAGGGGCTGCCTGAAGGCGGGAATAGACTGCATCGAACATGGACACTGCATCACGGAGGATATGGCGGCGGAGATGAGGGAGAAAGGTACAGCCCTCGTTCCGACCTTCTATATTTATCAGCATCTTTCCTCAAGCGCCGAGGTGCCGGAATATGCCCGCAAAAAGGCTGCCGATATCATTGCGCGGCACCGTAACGCGCTTAAATGGTGCCATGAGGCCGGAGTCCTTATCGGCGCCGGATCCGACGCCGGATCACCATACTCCCCGCACCCCTCGCTGATGGAAGAACTTTACGCTCTTGAAGAGGGAGGTCTCAGCAAAGAAGAGGTCCTGACCGCCGCCACGGGAAACGCGGCGAGGATAATAGGTGTTTCGGAAAGGCTTGGTTTTATCAAAGAGGGCTATCTGGCGGATATTGTGATCGTCAACGGCGACCCCTTGGAATCGCTCTCAGCGCTTGAACGGCCGGCGCATGTGATTAAAGATGGAGAGGTAATTTTTTAA
- a CDS encoding metal-dependent hydrolase family protein — MEQHYLICGRFFDGVNNDIQTDVKVIVCGGKIVETGKNLLPPAGSVVTDLSMCMVTPGFIDAHAHYEFVGPETFNSFSVTDSEEMKALNMAYNATQSLQKGFTTVRITGTAFRGFGCVDVKRAVERGFFPASRMIVAPHALGTPGGHWDFSIFHGNANPFISDFMEQPYAIGTGPDMFKYLVRKQIKYGADFIKIMAAGGFASPGDDPGEMQLDRDEIKAIIDTAHLAKKTVIAHAYTAESIDLLIELGIDEIEHGTLMNGRTAQKMLEADVKYVPTLFSLMPPDDDIDPSKLPPKSEAFVRKLAKYDEQLKESREVVIDLVKNGGIKIGLGSDIVGIYPNHDGWREFKAWVDLGIPPMRALFAATSVNAEIVGCPDLGALVPGKTADIAAWKRDLLTDPRAASECAFVMKEGKIYKNIIN, encoded by the coding sequence ATGGAGCAGCATTACCTTATCTGCGGTAGGTTTTTTGACGGCGTCAACAACGACATTCAGACAGATGTAAAGGTCATCGTATGCGGCGGTAAAATTGTCGAGACCGGCAAAAATCTTCTGCCGCCGGCGGGCTCCGTTGTCACGGACCTGTCAATGTGTATGGTAACGCCGGGTTTTATCGACGCTCACGCCCATTATGAGTTTGTTGGGCCTGAGACTTTCAATTCTTTCTCCGTAACGGATTCTGAAGAGATGAAAGCTCTCAATATGGCCTATAACGCGACCCAGTCGCTGCAAAAGGGTTTCACCACTGTGAGGATCACCGGTACCGCATTTCGGGGCTTTGGCTGCGTTGATGTAAAGAGGGCTGTCGAAAGGGGTTTTTTCCCCGCCTCAAGGATGATCGTCGCTCCGCATGCGCTGGGTACCCCCGGAGGGCATTGGGATTTTTCAATTTTTCACGGCAACGCCAACCCGTTTATCTCTGATTTTATGGAGCAGCCCTATGCGATTGGCACGGGGCCGGATATGTTTAAATACCTTGTCCGTAAACAGATAAAGTATGGGGCCGATTTCATCAAGATCATGGCGGCCGGCGGCTTCGCCTCTCCGGGTGACGATCCCGGAGAGATGCAGCTCGACCGCGATGAAATCAAGGCGATCATCGATACGGCCCACCTTGCGAAAAAAACGGTAATTGCCCATGCCTATACCGCGGAATCGATCGACCTGCTTATCGAGTTGGGAATAGATGAAATCGAGCATGGCACGCTGATGAACGGGAGAACGGCGCAGAAGATGTTGGAAGCCGATGTGAAATATGTGCCGACGCTTTTTTCACTGATGCCTCCGGACGATGATATCGACCCCTCGAAGCTGCCGCCAAAAAGCGAGGCTTTTGTCAGAAAATTGGCGAAATATGACGAGCAGTTGAAGGAGAGCCGCGAAGTCGTCATCGATTTAGTGAAAAACGGCGGCATCAAGATCGGCCTTGGTTCGGATATCGTTGGTATCTATCCAAATCACGACGGTTGGCGAGAGTTCAAAGCATGGGTAGACCTCGGAATACCGCCGATGAGGGCGCTTTTTGCCGCGACGAGCGTCAATGCTGAAATCGTCGGGTGTCCTGACCTTGGCGCTCTCGTGCCGGGAAAGACGGCTGACATCGCGGCTTGGAAACGGGATCTTCTCACGGACCCCAGAGCAGCCTCGGAGTGTGCCTTTGTCATGAAAGAGGGTAAGATTTACAAGAATATAATAAATTGA
- a CDS encoding manganese efflux pump MntP: MFGEYLAAAATAASLAMDAFSVSICIGLCHERLRLREAFILGAAFGLFQFFMPLLGGEIAEHLSGFFDSWTPWIAAALIIWVAVNMIREARDCEKGGGSCMTVTLKNVVMLAFATSLDALAVGFSIESTGGSALILAILAGIITFSLSIFGALVGKRFGTAFGKRAEYLGGGVLLAIAAKIIFDVL, from the coding sequence ATGTTTGGAGAATATCTCGCCGCGGCGGCGACCGCGGCGTCGCTTGCGATGGACGCCTTTTCCGTCTCAATCTGTATCGGACTCTGCCACGAACGGCTGCGGCTGCGCGAGGCCTTCATCCTCGGCGCCGCCTTCGGTCTCTTTCAGTTCTTCATGCCTCTGCTCGGCGGCGAGATCGCAGAGCACCTGAGCGGCTTCTTTGACAGCTGGACGCCGTGGATCGCCGCGGCGCTCATAATATGGGTGGCGGTCAATATGATAAGGGAGGCGCGGGACTGTGAAAAGGGCGGCGGCAGCTGCATGACGGTTACACTGAAGAACGTCGTCATGCTGGCCTTCGCCACCTCGCTCGACGCCCTCGCGGTGGGCTTTTCAATCGAAAGCACCGGCGGTTCGGCGCTGATCCTCGCCATACTTGCCGGAATTATTACGTTCTCACTCTCAATATTCGGCGCGCTTGTCGGCAAACGTTTCGGGACCGCCTTCGGCAAAAGGGCCGAATACCTCGGCGGCGGCGTCCTGCTCGCGATAGCGGCGAAGATAATCTTCGACGTTCTATAA
- a CDS encoding AI-2E family transporter, producing MIFFALFALLAWDITAPISTPTLWAAMLSFISMPIYRFVNQRLMRNRFPGIAAGITLTLFLLICIVPILYALSTLGREAAGMGADFSQLLANIQQQAYSGKDFNFPAWLPVWAADYLTSFLENSEAVKSVLQYFAQWSAKFLSSLSAYLIEQGSSFILNVMITTMISFFLIRDGEKIVDYVKSVIPLSHDESEDFFSRTGSILNSIVYGIILTVALQALIGGVGWWFVGLGSPMLFGMLMFFFGMFPAGTAVVWVPGSIYLALTGDLKNAAILFTWGLLVVGTIDNLLRPFLISGGSGGCEIPTLLIIMGLFGGVMVWGFLGIFVGPLVLVLFVSVCDLYRKRWLRRHHG from the coding sequence ATGATTTTTTTCGCGCTGTTTGCCCTGCTCGCCTGGGATATAACGGCGCCGATATCGACGCCGACCCTCTGGGCGGCAATGCTCTCCTTTATCTCAATGCCGATATACCGTTTCGTTAACCAGAGACTGATGCGGAACCGTTTTCCCGGTATCGCCGCTGGCATCACACTGACGCTCTTCCTGCTGATCTGTATAGTTCCGATCCTCTACGCCCTTTCAACGCTGGGGCGCGAGGCGGCCGGCATGGGGGCCGACTTCTCACAACTCCTCGCGAATATCCAGCAGCAAGCCTACAGCGGTAAGGACTTCAACTTCCCCGCCTGGCTGCCAGTATGGGCCGCGGACTATCTGACCTCGTTCCTGGAAAACTCCGAGGCGGTGAAATCCGTACTGCAATACTTCGCCCAGTGGTCGGCAAAGTTCCTCAGCTCGCTCTCCGCCTATCTCATAGAGCAGGGCTCCAGCTTCATCCTCAACGTGATGATCACCACCATGATCTCCTTCTTCCTCATCCGCGACGGTGAAAAGATCGTCGACTACGTGAAGAGCGTCATTCCGCTCTCCCATGACGAAAGCGAAGATTTCTTCTCCCGTACCGGCAGCATCCTCAACTCCATCGTCTACGGCATCATCCTCACCGTAGCGCTGCAGGCCCTCATCGGCGGCGTCGGCTGGTGGTTCGTCGGCCTCGGAAGTCCGATGCTCTTCGGCATGCTGATGTTTTTCTTCGGCATGTTTCCTGCGGGCACGGCGGTCGTCTGGGTTCCAGGCTCCATATATCTGGCCCTTACTGGAGACCTCAAAAACGCGGCAATTCTCTTTACCTGGGGACTTCTCGTGGTAGGGACTATAGACAACCTGCTGCGTCCCTTCCTCATCAGCGGCGGCAGCGGCGGATGCGAGATACCGACGCTGCTGATAATAATGGGGCTCTTCGGCGGGGTGATGGTCTGGGGCTTCCTGGGGATATTCGTCGGACCGCTTGTGCTTGTACTCTTTGTATCAGTTTGTGACCTATATCGGAAACGCTGGCTCAGGAGGCATCACGGTTAA
- the ftsZ gene encoding cell division protein FtsZ, translating to MPAENLYDREERELIVPGSGDRSETEMLNESAPKSQTIFKKAIKVIAVGGGGGNALNHIISRGIEGVDMLAVNTDIRSLEMSLCDSKIILGEQVTKGLGAGAVPEVGERAALESINDIRAYLKGTDMVYLAAGMGGGTGTGAIPIIARAAKEMGILTVAVVTKPFSFEGKRRRRYAEEGIEKLFPEVDALIVVPNDRLLDISHKTTSLMEAFPLADEILRQAVQGVTDLVTRPGLVNVDFADLKTVMRGAGRSVMGIGTANGEDCVIKAVKNALESPLMECSMHGAKGVLMNITYKGELPLYEISRAAEIVEEVISDDANFIWGCVADPLIENDVEITVVAAGFDESQGSVMPAVKNEKPETSFGTAKAETVAVSREEANTAVQSEEVVEVPPAPRYERRRPLEREAHIPAWLLEEEPEETKAADNKKPTTYTKPSTYEVYENPTFVRRGNSLKKPQ from the coding sequence ATGCCGGCGGAAAATTTGTATGACCGGGAAGAGCGCGAGCTTATTGTTCCCGGCAGCGGCGATAGATCGGAAACTGAAATGTTAAATGAATCAGCACCGAAATCCCAGACAATCTTTAAAAAGGCGATAAAGGTCATAGCTGTAGGCGGCGGCGGCGGAAACGCACTCAACCATATCATCTCACGTGGTATTGAAGGCGTCGATATGCTTGCCGTGAACACCGACATCCGTTCGCTTGAGATGTCGCTCTGCGATTCGAAGATCATCCTCGGAGAACAGGTGACGAAGGGGTTGGGTGCGGGAGCGGTTCCTGAGGTCGGCGAGCGTGCCGCGCTGGAGTCGATAAACGATATCCGCGCCTACCTCAAGGGGACCGACATGGTCTACCTTGCGGCGGGCATGGGGGGCGGCACTGGAACGGGAGCCATCCCTATCATCGCGCGCGCCGCGAAAGAGATGGGGATCCTTACTGTGGCTGTGGTGACTAAGCCCTTCTCGTTCGAGGGAAAGCGGCGGCGCCGCTACGCCGAAGAGGGGATTGAGAAACTCTTCCCGGAGGTCGACGCGCTGATCGTTGTGCCGAACGACAGGCTGCTCGACATCTCCCATAAGACGACGTCGCTGATGGAGGCTTTTCCTCTTGCGGATGAGATACTCCGCCAGGCGGTTCAGGGCGTCACCGACCTTGTGACGCGTCCAGGACTTGTGAATGTCGACTTCGCCGACCTCAAGACCGTCATGCGCGGCGCCGGGCGCTCCGTGATGGGTATCGGAACCGCGAACGGCGAGGACTGCGTGATAAAGGCGGTGAAAAACGCGCTTGAAAGCCCGCTGATGGAATGCTCCATGCACGGCGCGAAGGGCGTGCTGATGAACATCACCTATAAAGGCGAACTGCCTCTCTACGAAATAAGCCGCGCCGCGGAGATCGTGGAAGAGGTTATCTCTGACGACGCCAACTTTATCTGGGGCTGCGTAGCTGATCCGTTAATAGAGAACGACGTCGAGATAACGGTCGTCGCCGCCGGTTTTGACGAATCGCAGGGCAGCGTTATGCCGGCGGTGAAAAATGAAAAGCCGGAAACCTCCTTTGGAACGGCAAAAGCGGAGACCGTTGCCGTGTCCCGTGAGGAGGCAAATACTGCCGTTCAGTCCGAAGAGGTGGTCGAAGTTCCACCCGCGCCGCGATATGAGCGCCGCCGTCCGTTAGAGCGTGAGGCGCATATTCCCGCCTGGCTGCTTGAAGAGGAGCCCGAGGAGACGAAGGCCGCCGACAATAAGAAACCGACCACTTACACTAAGCCGTCTACATACGAAGTCTATGAAAATCCGACCTTCGTCCGCAGGGGGAACAGTCTGAAGAAACCGCAGTAA
- a CDS encoding putative metallopeptidase, whose translation MSVKTDAEFDYEICSSRIRPIAEALIKKYDELHHIDPDKILFVVNHKSAGSKKQMTLAKTTKISPKWTELIYQLGSCSYFYMIEFYAKTTATMDESQMVALVYRELRRIGPEGEILTPDVHDWWQILMGLGRKWFYPDSTCPNLLDENVDWKKLMGTYYEEIHQGE comes from the coding sequence ATGTCCGTAAAGACAGACGCAGAATTTGATTATGAGATATGTTCAAGCAGAATAAGGCCGATAGCGGAGGCCCTCATCAAAAAATATGACGAACTGCACCATATAGACCCCGATAAGATTCTCTTTGTCGTCAACCATAAGAGCGCGGGCAGCAAAAAGCAGATGACGCTCGCTAAGACGACGAAGATATCGCCGAAGTGGACGGAGCTGATCTATCAGCTCGGCTCCTGCTCCTATTTTTATATGATAGAGTTTTACGCGAAGACGACGGCGACGATGGACGAAAGCCAGATGGTGGCGCTCGTATACCGCGAACTGCGCCGTATCGGACCGGAGGGCGAGATACTGACCCCCGACGTTCACGACTGGTGGCAGATACTGATGGGGCTTGGACGTAAATGGTTCTATCCCGACAGCACCTGTCCCAATCTGCTTGACGAAAATGTCGACTGGAAGAAGCTCATGGGCACCTACTACGAGGAGATTCACCAGGGAGAGTAA
- a CDS encoding IMPACT family protein: MAAGQLNVFRAPRRDCDAEFTEKRSRFIGSVRIVLDADEAAETIKRFPELYPKANHHCWGYRIGGGAPLEHCSDAGEPAGTAGRPILGTIKRHELTNTLIVVTRYFGGIKLGVRGLIDAYKAAAELAVEQAGAVEMEFHNALRLRCGYDYSKTLSSTLRKWGFSEERVNIEYGADVVMKLEVPLSMRAELEAPLAEMAQRSFLTELSWNEEPLVRERWR; this comes from the coding sequence ATGGCCGCAGGTCAGCTGAACGTCTTCCGCGCGCCGCGCCGGGACTGCGACGCGGAATTTACCGAAAAGCGCTCCCGCTTTATCGGCTCCGTGCGCATAGTGCTCGACGCGGACGAGGCGGCGGAGACGATCAAAAGATTTCCCGAGCTGTACCCGAAGGCCAACCACCACTGCTGGGGCTACCGCATCGGCGGCGGCGCGCCCCTCGAGCACTGCTCCGACGCGGGAGAGCCCGCCGGCACCGCGGGACGGCCGATCCTCGGGACGATCAAGCGCCACGAGCTTACCAATACCCTGATCGTCGTCACGCGTTATTTTGGCGGGATAAAGCTCGGCGTGCGCGGCCTGATCGACGCCTACAAGGCGGCGGCGGAGCTCGCCGTCGAGCAGGCGGGGGCCGTCGAGATGGAATTCCACAACGCGCTCCGGCTCCGCTGCGGCTACGACTACTCGAAGACGCTCTCCTCCACGCTGCGCAAGTGGGGTTTTTCGGAGGAGCGCGTCAATATCGAATACGGCGCGGACGTCGTGATGAAACTTGAAGTACCGCTGTCGATGCGGGCGGAGCTGGAGGCGCCGCTTGCGGAGATGGCGCAGCGCTCATTCCTCACGGAGCTGAGCTGGAACGAAGAGCCGCTGGTGCGCGAACGCTGGCGTTGA
- a CDS encoding HIT family protein, translating into MDKIFAPWRMQYILSNSDNGDPQEKGCIFCNFPKLDEDEKRLIIERGKYCFVIMNAYPYNPGHLMVVPYRHTADVTSLSAEEFGEMTALVQKSVKALTELMQPHGFNIGMNLGKVAGAGIDQHLHMHIVPRWNGDTNFMPVIGEVRVVSESLASTYSRLKAIWPQVS; encoded by the coding sequence ATGGATAAAATCTTCGCGCCCTGGCGCATGCAGTATATACTTTCAAACTCGGACAACGGCGACCCGCAGGAAAAGGGCTGTATCTTCTGTAACTTCCCCAAGCTTGACGAGGATGAAAAACGCCTCATCATCGAACGCGGGAAATATTGTTTCGTGATAATGAACGCCTATCCCTATAACCCAGGGCACCTTATGGTCGTCCCCTACCGCCACACCGCGGACGTCACCTCGCTGTCGGCGGAGGAATTCGGCGAGATGACGGCGCTCGTCCAGAAATCGGTCAAGGCGCTCACGGAGCTGATGCAGCCGCACGGCTTCAACATCGGAATGAACCTCGGTAAGGTTGCGGGAGCGGGCATCGACCAGCATCTGCATATGCACATCGTACCGCGCTGGAACGGAGACACGAACTTCATGCCCGTCATCGGCGAGGTACGGGTCGTATCGGAGTCGCTTGCCTCGACATATTCCAGGCTGAAGGCAATATGGCCGCAGGTCAGCTGA
- a CDS encoding lipid-binding SYLF domain-containing protein encodes MKVSRKITIFALIALLVAGAAQAAFAETAHMRRIRLSTDLINKMAKEQDADALADVIKSGKGVAIFPAVTKAGLGIGGQTGEGVVFLRQSNGRWTGPAFMGISGASIGFQIGVQSVGLVLVITNEQGLRAFTGGNSFKLGADVAIAAGPVGRDTSAATDGRAKASIYSYSMSKGLFAGISIDGSVINQNRDANKAYWGRDISAANALKKPATDKRVAPLIKALNNLIKKAPK; translated from the coding sequence ATGAAAGTTAGCAGAAAAATCACCATTTTTGCGCTGATCGCGCTTCTCGTCGCCGGCGCGGCGCAGGCCGCCTTCGCGGAGACGGCGCATATGAGGCGCATCCGGCTCTCGACGGATCTTATCAACAAGATGGCCAAAGAGCAGGATGCCGACGCGCTGGCCGACGTTATAAAATCAGGCAAGGGCGTCGCCATCTTCCCAGCGGTGACGAAGGCCGGATTGGGCATCGGCGGGCAGACGGGCGAGGGAGTCGTATTCCTCCGCCAGTCCAACGGCAGATGGACGGGGCCGGCTTTTATGGGGATATCGGGAGCCTCGATCGGTTTCCAGATCGGAGTACAGTCCGTGGGGCTGGTGCTCGTCATCACCAATGAGCAGGGGCTGCGGGCCTTTACGGGCGGCAACAGCTTTAAGCTCGGAGCCGATGTGGCGATCGCCGCCGGTCCGGTTGGACGCGACACCTCCGCCGCGACGGACGGACGCGCTAAGGCCTCCATATACAGCTATTCGATGTCCAAGGGACTCTTTGCCGGCATCTCTATCGACGGCTCGGTCATAAACCAGAACCGCGACGCGAACAAGGCCTACTGGGGACGCGATATCTCGGCGGCAAACGCGCTTAAGAAGCCCGCGACGGACAAACGGGTGGCGCCGCTCATCAAGGCGCTCAACAATCTCATCAAAAAGGCTCCTAAATAA
- a CDS encoding lipid-binding SYLF domain-containing protein — protein sequence MKKLIGLFCLMIMAVFTVIFVNEAYAAETPLYMKRIEMATDLVNKMALQADAAGMADTIRSSKGVAIFPDVAKAGFIIGAEEGQGLVLLRTENGGWSGPAFMGISGASVGFQAGAESIGLVLVINNDNGLHAFTGGNSFKLGADVAVAAGPVGREFGASTNAPLKASLYSYSMTEGLFAGISLSGLVINQNRDLNLAYWGKKMTAQQALADPATNSRILPLVRALDGLMEKGK from the coding sequence ATGAAAAAACTTATCGGACTTTTCTGCCTCATGATAATGGCGGTATTCACCGTTATATTTGTCAATGAGGCCTATGCGGCGGAGACCCCGCTTTACATGAAGCGTATTGAGATGGCGACAGACCTTGTCAACAAGATGGCACTGCAGGCGGATGCCGCGGGAATGGCGGACACGATCCGCTCTTCTAAGGGCGTGGCGATCTTTCCCGACGTCGCCAAAGCGGGCTTCATAATCGGCGCGGAGGAGGGACAGGGGCTCGTGCTGCTGCGCACGGAAAACGGCGGCTGGAGCGGCCCCGCCTTTATGGGGATCTCGGGAGCCTCAGTCGGCTTTCAGGCGGGCGCCGAATCGATCGGGCTCGTGCTGGTGATAAACAACGATAACGGCCTGCACGCCTTTACCGGCGGCAACAGCTTCAAGCTCGGCGCCGACGTGGCGGTCGCGGCGGGACCGGTGGGACGCGAGTTTGGCGCCTCGACCAACGCGCCGCTCAAGGCCTCGCTCTACAGCTACTCGATGACCGAGGGGCTCTTCGCTGGTATCTCCCTCAGCGGCCTGGTAATCAATCAGAACAGAGACCTCAACCTAGCCTACTGGGGAAAGAAGATGACCGCTCAGCAGGCACTCGCCGATCCGGCTACCAACTCGCGTATCTTGCCGCTGGTGCGCGCGCTTGACGGACTGATGGAAAAGGGAAAATAG
- a CDS encoding phosphate ABC transporter ATP-binding protein translates to MENCAEIRGLCVSFNGEEVLHGITTDIPRHGITVLLGRSGSGKTTLLRALNRLNESFAGYMGTGTVRLAIGGGMKPVYGSEAPDLTRIRRSVGMVFQSPNPLPLSLRKNMILPLELTLGLKRDEAEGRMEKSLRDVGLWDEVKDRLNRHAASFSGGQQQRMCLARTLALEPDILLLDEPTASLDKKSAELIEEHLKKLEARIPLIMVSHSLAQARKLGAHFKILSEGRIINEFEREALPRGEAAEVFLEELL, encoded by the coding sequence ATGGAAAATTGCGCTGAGATAAGGGGGCTGTGCGTCTCCTTCAATGGTGAAGAGGTGCTGCACGGCATTACCACCGATATTCCGCGGCATGGCATCACAGTGCTGTTAGGACGTTCCGGCTCCGGCAAGACGACGCTGCTGCGCGCTCTGAACCGGCTGAACGAGAGCTTCGCCGGCTACATGGGAACGGGAACGGTGCGGCTTGCGATAGGGGGCGGCATGAAACCGGTTTACGGCAGCGAGGCACCGGATTTGACGCGGATACGGCGCAGCGTCGGCATGGTCTTTCAGAGCCCTAATCCGCTGCCGCTCTCCCTCAGGAAGAACATGATCCTGCCCCTTGAGCTGACGCTGGGCCTTAAAAGGGACGAGGCCGAAGGGCGGATGGAAAAGAGCCTCCGTGACGTCGGCCTCTGGGACGAGGTAAAGGACCGCTTAAACCGGCACGCCGCAAGTTTTTCCGGCGGCCAGCAGCAGAGGATGTGTCTCGCGCGGACGCTCGCGCTCGAACCGGACATCCTCCTGCTTGACGAACCGACGGCTTCGCTCGATAAAAAATCCGCCGAGCTCATTGAGGAACATCTAAAGAAGCTAGAGGCGCGGATACCGCTGATCATGGTCTCGCACAGCCTCGCGCAGGCGAGAAAGCTCGGAGCGCACTTCAAGATCCTGAGCGAGGGACGCATAATCAACGAGTTTGAGCGTGAGGCTCTCCCGCGCGGAGAGGCGGCGGAGGTTTTTCTCGAGGAGCTGCTTTAG